Proteins found in one Melioribacteraceae bacterium 4301-Me genomic segment:
- a CDS encoding RluA family pseudouridine synthase, whose translation MSKIITERKFVFEIPSGKKKERIDTYLANSVENATRSRIQKLIKNNLVTVNGKVVKANYLISPGEIIELSIPLTPRPEDAEPEDIPLDIVFEDEYLIVVNKPAGMVAHPALGNFSGTLVNALLHHTKKLSKLNEPSRPGIVHRIDKDTSGLLLVAKDEWTHAQLARQFYNHTVEREYWAVCWGKFKEKKGEVIANITRSNKDRKIFTVHKSEGKHAHTLYEVIREFEFASLVKLKLKTGRTHQIRVHMSHINHPIFGDPIYGGRKIVYGSSLPKIKSRVDNLLQIMQRQALHAKTLGFVHPHTKEKVFFDSELPEDFKMLLVKLDPNS comes from the coding sequence ATGTCAAAGATAATAACTGAAAGGAAGTTTGTTTTTGAAATACCTTCCGGCAAGAAAAAAGAGCGAATAGATACATATCTTGCAAATTCGGTTGAAAATGCTACACGCTCAAGAATACAAAAATTAATTAAAAATAACCTTGTTACTGTTAATGGTAAGGTAGTCAAAGCAAATTATTTAATTTCCCCAGGTGAGATTATTGAACTTTCTATTCCACTTACTCCACGACCTGAAGATGCTGAGCCTGAAGATATACCTCTGGATATAGTTTTTGAGGATGAATATTTGATTGTAGTCAATAAGCCTGCTGGAATGGTTGCCCACCCTGCACTGGGCAACTTTAGCGGTACACTTGTTAATGCTCTTTTGCATCATACAAAAAAATTAAGCAAGTTAAACGAACCAAGCAGACCTGGAATAGTTCATAGAATTGATAAAGATACAAGCGGGCTGCTGCTTGTTGCAAAGGATGAATGGACGCATGCGCAATTAGCAAGGCAGTTTTATAATCACACTGTGGAAAGAGAATATTGGGCTGTTTGCTGGGGAAAGTTTAAAGAGAAAAAAGGTGAAGTTATCGCTAATATTACAAGAAGCAATAAAGACAGAAAAATATTTACCGTTCATAAATCGGAAGGTAAACATGCACATACTTTATACGAAGTTATAAGAGAATTTGAATTTGCATCTTTAGTTAAATTAAAATTAAAAACAGGTAGAACCCATCAAATACGTGTACACATGTCACATATTAATCATCCAATATTTGGCGATCCAATTTATGGTGGTAGAAAAATTGTCTACGGCTCATCGTTGCCAAAAATTAAGAGCAGAGTTGATAATTTGTTACAGATAATGCAGAGACAGGCATTACATGCAAAAACTTTGGGATTTGTTCATCCTCACACCAAAGAAAAGGTTTTTTTTGACTCTGAACTTCCAGAAGATTTTAAAATGCTGCTTGTGAAATTGGACCCGAATAGTTAG
- the lspA gene encoding signal peptidase II, which yields MGVLFVSLIIVVVDQVTKFLVKGGTIPLLNIKVAGMNYGESINVIGNFFKITYVENPGMAFGIDVGNTSKLFLSLFSLAASIGILFYLYKVRDQKLSLRISLAFIFGGAVGNLIDRVFYGVLYGYAPVFYGKVVDFFNVDFFDFTLFGHTYERWPIFNIADASVTIGVVLLIIFYKNYSVQKEATAETQITPKNVSLNSEIKDTMQATDDTNLVTPTVSTDNVKDNN from the coding sequence GTGGGAGTTTTATTTGTTTCTCTAATTATAGTTGTAGTAGACCAAGTTACTAAGTTTTTAGTAAAGGGTGGTACTATTCCATTATTAAATATAAAAGTAGCCGGCATGAATTACGGTGAGAGCATTAATGTAATTGGTAACTTTTTTAAGATCACTTATGTAGAGAATCCCGGTATGGCATTTGGAATAGATGTGGGTAATACTTCTAAATTATTTTTGTCACTTTTTTCTTTAGCAGCTAGTATCGGTATTTTATTTTATTTATATAAGGTGCGAGATCAAAAATTAAGCTTAAGAATTTCTTTGGCTTTTATTTTTGGTGGTGCTGTTGGAAATCTTATAGATAGAGTTTTCTATGGAGTTTTATATGGATATGCTCCAGTTTTTTATGGAAAAGTAGTCGATTTTTTTAATGTCGATTTTTTTGACTTTACTCTTTTTGGCCATACTTACGAACGATGGCCAATTTTTAACATTGCTGATGCTTCGGTAACAATTGGAGTTGTTCTGCTGATTATTTTTTATAAAAACTATTCAGTTCAAAAAGAGGCAACTGCTGAAACTCAAATAACACCTAAGAATGTCTCTCTTAACTCAGAAATTAAAGATACTATGCAAGCTACAGACGATACTAATTTAGTAACGCCAACAGTATCTACAGATAATGTCAAAGATAATAACTGA
- the hydF gene encoding [FeFe] hydrogenase H-cluster maturation GTPase HydF: protein MSKVPLSERKHIAFVGKRNVGKSSLVNCFVGQDLVIVSDIPGTTTDPVKKAMELLPFGPIVIIDTAGIDDISELGEKRVNKTMQIISETDFAIVVLDSQSHLSNEEMNLIELLNKYEIPFYIAINKSELGINYKLLEELNFRKLSFSLVSCKTGKGIYEFKEKIANLIPNEEEPPLISDLIKQHDIIVLVVPIDLGAPKGRLILPQVQTIRESLDEDAVVIVVKDKELRSALSILNQKPKLVVTDSQAIMRVNADVPDDIKVTTFSILMARHKGDLTEYIKGLQRIEELQNGDKVLIAEACSHHPQEDDIGKVKIPRWLRLHTKKNLEISFSNGHYFPSNLSDFKLIIHCGGCMLNRKAMLTRIKQAKFANVPIVNYGLAISYMHGALPRALEPFPEAKQVWELFQKKIPSFHQL from the coding sequence GTGAGTAAAGTTCCTCTATCCGAAAGGAAACATATTGCTTTCGTAGGAAAAAGAAATGTAGGAAAATCTTCTTTAGTTAATTGTTTTGTTGGGCAAGATTTAGTAATTGTAAGTGATATACCTGGCACAACTACAGACCCTGTAAAAAAAGCAATGGAACTTCTCCCCTTTGGTCCTATTGTTATTATTGATACAGCAGGAATTGATGATATAAGTGAATTGGGAGAAAAAAGGGTTAACAAAACTATGCAAATCATTTCTGAAACTGACTTTGCAATTGTTGTGTTAGATTCCCAATCCCACCTTTCAAATGAAGAAATGAATTTAATTGAACTCCTCAACAAATATGAAATTCCCTTTTATATTGCAATAAACAAATCTGAATTAGGAATTAATTATAAACTTCTTGAAGAACTAAACTTTCGTAAATTATCCTTCAGCTTAGTCTCGTGTAAAACTGGCAAAGGTATTTATGAATTCAAAGAAAAGATTGCTAATTTAATCCCAAACGAAGAAGAACCGCCGCTAATCAGTGACCTAATTAAGCAGCATGACATTATCGTCTTAGTAGTTCCAATTGATCTTGGAGCTCCAAAAGGACGTTTAATTCTGCCGCAAGTTCAAACTATAAGAGAATCTCTTGATGAAGATGCTGTTGTTATTGTAGTGAAAGATAAAGAATTGAGAAGTGCTCTTTCAATACTAAATCAAAAACCAAAATTAGTTGTTACTGATAGCCAGGCGATAATGCGTGTAAATGCAGATGTTCCAGATGATATCAAAGTAACTACTTTTTCTATTTTAATGGCACGCCATAAAGGAGACCTTACAGAATACATCAAAGGCTTACAAAGAATAGAAGAATTACAAAACGGTGACAAAGTTTTAATTGCCGAAGCTTGCTCTCATCACCCCCAGGAAGATGATATTGGAAAGGTTAAAATTCCACGTTGGTTAAGACTTCATACTAAAAAAAATCTTGAAATTAGCTTTTCCAACGGACACTATTTCCCATCGAATCTTTCCGATTTCAAATTAATTATTCATTGCGGAGGGTGTATGCTCAATAGGAAAGCAATGCTAACAAGAATTAAGCAGGCAAAATTTGCTAATGTACCGATTGTAAATTACGGACTTGCAATCTCCTACATGCATGGCGCACTGCCAAGAGCATTAGAACCATTTCCAGAAGCAAAACAAGTTTGGGAATTATTTCAAAAAAAGATCCCATCTTTTCACCAATTGTAG
- a CDS encoding aspartate ammonia-lyase encodes MRIEKDSIGELEIPQDAAYGIHTVRSVQNFFQSGEKINPYLIKAYFQVKLAAAQTNYKCGLLFKEKFDAIEEAIISLIRESDEAILGKSDSIYNKIIVDPYQGGAGTSLNMNVNEVIANEALKILGKNYGDYKIISPLDDVNLGQSTNDTFPTAVKVASIYLIRELAESFASLQNSLQKKEVEFKNILKLGRTQMQDAVPITLGQEFGAYAQAIARDRWRLYNAEERLRSVNLGGTAVGTSVAANKEYVLNVNNILKKITNLPIAKSEDLIDATQNLDVFVEVHGIVKAGASSINKICNDLRFLSSGPNGGIGEINLPSKQAGSSIMPGKVNPVILENTIQICELIKGHDVIITNAVANGNLELNPFLPLISHLFLKSIHLLKKSNYNLTKNCIDGITANLEKCKSHLISSSAIAASLIPTYGYETIQEIVKYAHQNKISFVSALMKTKLITEKELLNLISKEMGVDSE; translated from the coding sequence ATGAGAATAGAAAAAGATTCAATAGGAGAATTGGAAATTCCCCAAGACGCAGCATATGGCATTCATACTGTAAGAAGTGTTCAAAATTTCTTTCAATCTGGCGAAAAAATAAACCCTTATTTAATTAAAGCATACTTCCAAGTAAAATTGGCAGCAGCTCAAACAAATTATAAATGTGGACTGCTGTTCAAAGAAAAATTTGATGCAATAGAAGAAGCAATTATTTCTCTAATTAGAGAATCTGATGAGGCAATTTTGGGAAAAAGTGATTCTATTTATAATAAAATTATTGTCGATCCATATCAAGGTGGCGCTGGTACTTCACTTAATATGAATGTCAATGAAGTGATTGCTAATGAAGCACTTAAAATATTAGGTAAAAACTATGGAGATTACAAAATAATTAGTCCATTAGACGATGTAAACCTAGGCCAATCTACAAATGATACCTTCCCAACAGCAGTAAAAGTTGCTTCAATTTATTTAATAAGAGAACTTGCTGAATCATTTGCTTCTCTTCAAAATTCTCTTCAGAAAAAAGAAGTGGAATTTAAAAACATTTTAAAACTTGGCAGAACACAAATGCAGGACGCTGTGCCAATCACACTTGGACAAGAATTTGGTGCTTATGCCCAAGCAATTGCACGTGACCGATGGCGATTATACAATGCTGAAGAAAGACTTCGCTCGGTTAACTTAGGTGGAACAGCCGTAGGAACTTCAGTAGCAGCAAATAAAGAGTATGTCCTTAATGTTAATAATATTCTTAAAAAAATTACCAATTTGCCTATTGCTAAATCTGAAGATTTAATTGATGCCACTCAAAATCTTGATGTTTTTGTTGAAGTACATGGAATAGTAAAAGCAGGTGCATCTTCAATAAATAAAATCTGCAACGATTTACGATTCTTATCAAGCGGACCTAACGGTGGTATCGGTGAAATTAACTTGCCAAGCAAACAAGCTGGTTCTTCAATTATGCCTGGTAAAGTAAACCCTGTTATTTTAGAAAATACAATTCAAATTTGCGAATTGATAAAAGGTCACGACGTAATCATAACAAATGCTGTTGCAAATGGGAACCTTGAACTAAATCCTTTTCTCCCTTTAATTTCTCACCTATTCTTGAAATCAATTCATCTTTTGAAAAAATCAAATTACAATTTGACTAAAAATTGCATTGATGGAATTACAGCAAATTTAGAAAAGTGTAAATCACACTTAATTAGTTCATCTGCTATTGCTGCATCTTTAATTCCAACTTATGGTTATGAGACAATTCAAGAGATTGTAAAATATGCTCATCAAAACAAAATATCTTTCGTTTCTGCTTTAATGAAAACAAAACTCATAACCGAAAAAGAATTGCTAAATTTAATTTCAAAAGAAATGGGGGTTGACAGTGAGTAA
- a CDS encoding OmpP1/FadL family transporter: protein MANKSLLLKLFIVTFYFYIELTAQDFNDALRLTEPGILSDARALSMGNAYTALSNDFSAAFFNPAGFGLINRSQLSASFNYNSFGNTTTFFNKINDATNNASKFTQFGVVLPFPTYRGSLVFALGYNLEKDFNSIVKFDGYNSANNSMIQDLTSYNEDIMYYLGLSYPLKDKLGNYIKDTTLIHGGLNQSGSIIQRGNINSWSLSGAIEVEKNVFLGATIDIVGGNLERNRKYWEDDIYNLYPSSLRLDPNDPATADFQSFYLNDIISWDISGWDAKVGFLIKPIDQLNIGGTVKFPRRYTIKETYYETATSSFGSSAGFQYNPDNNYLEYEISTPYEFSFGAAINTNVLVLSGDVRFIDYSQMEFKSGLGGSQISSNNFDIKNLFRNTTNFSAGLEYTLPFNGLAVRAGLIYRPSPFKGDPSEYDKKYITAGFGYTMQNRITINFAYAHGWWKDFGDNYSSGVSRFEQDISRDNISFTFTYNFR, encoded by the coding sequence ATGGCAAACAAGAGTCTATTATTAAAACTATTTATAGTTACTTTTTACTTTTATATCGAATTAACCGCACAGGATTTTAATGATGCATTAAGATTAACAGAGCCAGGTATTCTTTCTGATGCAAGAGCATTATCTATGGGCAATGCATATACTGCACTTAGTAATGATTTCTCTGCTGCTTTTTTTAATCCTGCTGGTTTTGGTCTAATAAATAGATCACAACTTTCTGCTTCTTTTAATTATAATTCATTTGGAAATACTACTACATTTTTTAATAAAATAAATGATGCTACTAATAATGCATCTAAGTTTACTCAATTTGGAGTTGTTTTGCCTTTCCCTACTTATAGAGGCAGTTTAGTGTTTGCATTGGGCTATAATCTTGAGAAGGATTTTAACTCAATAGTTAAATTCGATGGTTATAATTCGGCTAACAATTCTATGATTCAGGATTTAACTTCTTATAACGAAGATATAATGTACTATTTAGGTTTAAGTTACCCGCTCAAAGATAAGTTGGGGAATTATATCAAAGATACTACACTAATACATGGTGGACTAAATCAAAGTGGTTCAATTATCCAAAGAGGAAATATTAACTCATGGTCTTTGTCTGGTGCCATAGAAGTGGAAAAAAATGTGTTTTTGGGAGCCACGATTGATATTGTCGGCGGTAACTTAGAACGTAATAGAAAATATTGGGAAGATGATATTTATAATTTGTATCCTTCTAGTCTTAGACTTGACCCAAATGATCCTGCTACTGCTGATTTTCAGAGTTTTTATTTGAATGATATTATTAGTTGGGATATTTCTGGCTGGGATGCTAAAGTGGGTTTTCTTATAAAACCAATTGACCAACTGAATATTGGTGGGACCGTTAAATTTCCTAGAAGATACACCATTAAAGAAACTTATTATGAAACTGCAACAAGTTCTTTTGGAAGTTCTGCCGGCTTTCAGTATAATCCAGATAATAACTATCTTGAATACGAAATTTCTACACCATATGAATTTTCTTTTGGTGCAGCTATTAATACAAATGTACTTGTTTTAAGTGGTGATGTAAGGTTTATAGATTATAGTCAAATGGAATTTAAAAGTGGACTTGGTGGATCACAAATTTCATCAAATAATTTTGATATAAAAAATTTATTCCGAAACACTACTAATTTTAGTGCTGGATTAGAGTACACGCTACCATTTAATGGTTTGGCTGTTAGAGCAGGATTGATTTACAGACCATCACCATTTAAAGGTGACCCATCTGAATATGATAAGAAATATATAACTGCGGGTTTCGGATACACTATGCAGAATCGAATTACTATTAATTTTGCCTATGCTCACGGCTGGTGGAAAGATTTCGGGGATAATTACAGTTCAGGTGTTTCGAGATTTGAGCAAGATATTTCTAGGGACAATATTAGTTTTACTTTTACCTACAATTTTAGATAA
- the rsgA gene encoding ribosome small subunit-dependent GTPase A has protein sequence MYKIESKNYYVVDENGNELRCFLRGKFQKEYNFKKDKLFTLDIAAVGDIVDFEINDSHTGVINHIYERKNYISRKAPRIKGASTRGERLEQIIAANIDQLVIITSVKLPLFNNKALDRLIVIGESSHVDIKIVINKVDLADNNEVNKWFSLYKSIGYNVILTSVVNNVGITELRKTLNGKINLIWGQSGVGKSSILNKLYPFLNFKVGKISDYTYKGKHTTVTSVIRKVEQNTFVIDTPGVREIDPYGIKKEDLGHYFVEFLPYINECKFNTCTHNHEPGCAVYEAVNKNLITKERYESYLNLLDTIEEDLFY, from the coding sequence ATCTACAAAATCGAAAGCAAAAATTATTATGTTGTGGACGAGAATGGCAATGAATTGCGCTGCTTTTTAAGAGGGAAATTTCAAAAAGAGTATAATTTCAAAAAAGACAAGCTTTTTACGTTAGATATTGCTGCAGTAGGTGATATTGTTGATTTTGAAATTAATGATAGTCATACCGGTGTAATAAATCATATCTACGAAAGAAAAAATTATATATCCAGAAAAGCTCCGAGGATTAAAGGGGCAAGTACCAGAGGTGAAAGGTTAGAACAAATTATAGCTGCTAACATAGACCAGCTTGTAATAATTACAAGCGTTAAGTTACCTTTGTTTAACAATAAAGCCTTAGATAGATTAATTGTAATTGGCGAAAGTTCACATGTAGATATAAAAATTGTGATTAACAAAGTTGACCTTGCTGATAATAATGAAGTAAACAAATGGTTTTCTTTGTATAAAAGTATTGGGTATAATGTAATATTAACTTCAGTAGTTAATAATGTTGGAATAACTGAACTGCGTAAAACTTTGAATGGGAAAATAAATTTGATATGGGGTCAGTCTGGCGTCGGTAAGTCTTCAATTCTAAATAAATTATATCCTTTTTTAAATTTTAAGGTGGGGAAAATAAGTGATTACACTTACAAAGGTAAACACACCACAGTAACATCTGTGATAAGAAAAGTAGAACAAAATACATTTGTGATTGATACACCAGGAGTTAGAGAAATTGATCCTTATGGTATCAAAAAAGAGGACTTAGGTCATTATTTTGTTGAATTTTTACCGTATATAAATGAGTGTAAATTTAATACATGTACACACAATCATGAGCCAGGCTGTGCAGTATACGAGGCAGTTAATAAAAATCTTATTACAAAAGAAAGGTACGAAAGTTATCTTAACTTGCTTGATACAATTGAAGAAGATTTATTTTACTGA
- a CDS encoding TraR/DksA family transcriptional regulator, translated as MAKKPVKKTTKKNTKTVSKKKTATASKTKKSTAKTNKLSAQKVSKNNQPVEVISPTKKIRKIHGYGKKELEEFKKIILEKREEIIEQLQVLKEQMMDPTTGEYINENSPYSLHMAEQGTDAMEREKLYLWAQRENKFLGYLDDALQRIENGTYGICIECIDEPQNLCPTCPLIPKERLIAVPHTQHCLQVKQKMQK; from the coding sequence ATGGCTAAGAAACCAGTAAAAAAAACAACGAAAAAAAATACAAAGACTGTTAGTAAGAAGAAAACAGCTACAGCTAGTAAAACTAAAAAGTCTACTGCAAAAACTAATAAGTTATCGGCTCAAAAAGTCAGTAAAAATAACCAGCCTGTGGAAGTAATATCGCCCACCAAAAAAATAAGAAAAATTCATGGTTATGGTAAAAAGGAACTTGAAGAGTTTAAAAAAATAATTTTAGAAAAAAGAGAAGAAATTATAGAACAGCTTCAAGTCCTTAAAGAGCAAATGATGGACCCAACAACAGGCGAATATATAAATGAAAATTCTCCTTATTCATTACATATGGCAGAGCAGGGCACCGATGCAATGGAACGAGAAAAACTTTATTTGTGGGCACAACGAGAAAATAAATTCTTGGGCTATTTAGATGATGCACTTCAAAGAATAGAAAATGGAACTTACGGCATATGCATTGAGTGTATTGACGAGCCGCAAAATCTTTGTCCAACTTGCCCACTTATTCCAAAAGAAAGATTAATTGCAGTTCCACATACACAGCATTGCTTGCAAGTCAAACAGAAGATGCAAAAATAA
- a CDS encoding T9SS type A sorting domain-containing protein gives MLKKLTILLSTLLLMASTSFSQTMEFKTFGVSPAAAAKSSTDIFDVEYNGLTNVGVGTKMYLEAKLVGAKLNNPQFSLTSKPSGSNATFGATQTIDTSSVVIVFTPDVTGTYVVKVVDGTYSATLTISAGLYLGVRGKGRDGLHLACVDCHNGTDSYYPWRSNLIDKWQQTGHATMFQRGLDGEVSSHYSESCIKCHTTGYDKEAANDGFDDFPFVFPTTLQPGTYDAMVQQYPDAMLRANIQCESCHGPGSEHYGYIENSRMVASLDVAVCAYCHDDGNHHVYPEQWALSKHATGETFESEGGNAACAQCHNGLGFVQYSRGETINPYETDPITCAVCHNPHDATNQHQLRKVDVTLADGTVINDGGLGKLCMNCHKSRRVANSSYTTKPAAHYGPHHGPQADVLAGKNVVVFNGATLQSSRHLTATVPGGDANACVNCHMAPGAPDSTGHSMISGGHTFSMTTPDGQDNMNACAQCHGNTFGPSFEDVNFYYGGTADLDGNGVAEGLQNEVKGLVAKIRALLPTPNSSDDPDASWTTSQLQAFYNVKVVEEDKSWGIHNPKFIVSMLINTYVALGGTPVVRENTDLPTQYSIYQNYPNPFNPSTNIKFDLPTTSHVKLTIYDSIGREVGVLVNGELNAGTHTFTWNAGSLASGVYFYKIEAGNFVKVNKMLLLK, from the coding sequence ATGCTAAAAAAACTCACAATATTACTTTCTACTCTTTTATTGATGGCTTCGACTTCATTTTCACAGACTATGGAATTTAAAACTTTTGGTGTATCACCCGCAGCAGCAGCAAAATCAAGTACTGACATATTTGATGTTGAATATAATGGTCTTACAAACGTTGGCGTAGGTACAAAAATGTACCTTGAAGCTAAATTAGTCGGAGCTAAATTAAACAATCCACAATTTTCCTTGACTTCAAAGCCAAGTGGTTCAAATGCTACTTTCGGCGCAACACAAACTATTGATACTTCAAGTGTTGTAATTGTTTTCACTCCGGATGTTACTGGGACTTATGTTGTAAAAGTTGTTGATGGAACTTACTCAGCAACACTAACAATTAGTGCAGGCCTTTATCTGGGTGTAAGAGGCAAAGGAAGAGATGGACTTCACTTAGCTTGTGTAGATTGCCATAACGGAACAGATTCATATTATCCATGGCGTTCAAACTTAATTGACAAATGGCAGCAAACTGGCCATGCTACTATGTTCCAGAGAGGTTTAGACGGAGAGGTAAGCAGTCATTATAGCGAAAGCTGTATAAAATGCCATACTACAGGATATGATAAAGAAGCTGCAAACGATGGATTTGACGACTTCCCATTTGTATTCCCAACGACACTACAACCCGGTACTTATGACGCTATGGTTCAACAATACCCTGATGCAATGTTAAGAGCAAATATTCAGTGCGAAAGCTGTCACGGTCCAGGAAGCGAACATTATGGCTATATAGAAAATTCGAGAATGGTTGCTTCTTTAGATGTTGCAGTATGTGCTTATTGCCATGACGACGGTAATCATCACGTTTACCCTGAACAATGGGCTTTATCAAAACATGCAACAGGTGAAACTTTTGAAAGTGAAGGCGGTAACGCAGCATGTGCACAATGCCATAACGGTCTAGGCTTTGTACAATACAGCAGAGGTGAAACTATAAATCCCTATGAAACCGACCCAATCACATGTGCAGTTTGTCACAATCCACACGATGCTACTAACCAACACCAACTTAGAAAAGTCGATGTTACTTTAGCCGATGGTACCGTAATTAATGACGGTGGACTTGGGAAATTATGTATGAACTGCCATAAATCTCGCAGAGTAGCTAATTCTTCTTATACAACAAAACCAGCTGCACACTATGGTCCTCATCATGGTCCACAAGCTGATGTATTAGCTGGTAAAAATGTTGTTGTTTTTAACGGTGCCACATTACAATCCTCTCGTCACTTAACTGCTACAGTGCCCGGCGGCGATGCTAATGCTTGTGTTAACTGCCATATGGCACCAGGTGCACCTGACTCTACTGGACATTCAATGATTAGCGGCGGCCATACTTTCAGCATGACCACCCCGGACGGACAAGATAATATGAACGCTTGCGCACAATGCCACGGCAATACATTCGGACCAAGTTTCGAAGATGTTAATTTTTACTATGGTGGAACTGCTGATCTTGACGGTAACGGAGTAGCTGAAGGATTGCAAAATGAAGTTAAGGGCTTAGTAGCAAAAATTAGAGCCCTACTGCCTACTCCAAATTCTTCTGATGATCCCGATGCCAGCTGGACAACCAGCCAACTTCAGGCATTTTACAATGTTAAAGTTGTAGAAGAAGATAAAAGCTGGGGCATTCACAATCCTAAATTTATAGTATCAATGCTCATTAACACTTACGTAGCTTTAGGTGGAACACCAGTTGTAAGAGAAAATACAGATTTGCCAACTCAATACTCTATCTATCAAAATTATCCTAATCCTTTTAACCCTTCAACTAATATTAAATTTGATTTACCAACCACATCTCATGTAAAATTGACTATTTATGATTCCATAGGAAGAGAAGTTGGTGTACTTGTTAATGGTGAACTTAATGCAGGAACCCACACTTTTACTTGGAATGCAGGCAGCCTTGCTTCAGGTGTTTATTTTTATAAAATCGAAGCAGGCAACTTTGTTAAAGTTAATAAAATGCTGCTGCTAAAATAA
- the cysS gene encoding cysteine--tRNA ligase — protein MQIYNTLKKRKEEFRPQNPPFVTMYVCGPTVYDFFHIGNARTFIMSDIIRRYLEYKGYKVKYVMNITDIDDKIIKKSNEEKIPFEQVSKKFTDAFFEDVEQLKILKADANPRATEHIQDIIEMISELEKKGYAYNVNGDVFFDVLKFSSYGKLSGKKIEELEAGARIDVNENKKNPLDFALWKKAKEGEPCWESPWGKGRPGWHIECSVMSTKHLGKTIDIHAGGNDLIFPHHENEIAQSEAAFGQQFVKYWIHFGFLNIQNEKMSKSLGNFLTAREILKKFSAQAIRFFFSQTYYGGPLNFSEELLASSEKGLEKLQNLIQTTKERLNNPSGGESNFGFEKYYKEFENAMDDDFNTPQAISVIFEFVRQVNIEFALNPFPNKEFCENVLSFLRKTAQNVFGIVDVDSLVDSGSVTIEDELIKILIKIRAELKEQKNYKLADLIREELNKLGIQLKDNKTGYTTYIKQK, from the coding sequence GTGCAGATTTACAATACATTAAAAAAAAGAAAGGAGGAATTTCGACCACAAAATCCACCTTTTGTTACTATGTATGTTTGTGGACCTACAGTTTACGATTTTTTTCACATAGGTAACGCAAGAACATTTATAATGTCTGATATAATAAGAAGGTACTTAGAATATAAAGGCTATAAAGTAAAATATGTAATGAATATTACCGATATTGATGATAAAATAATAAAAAAGTCAAATGAGGAAAAAATTCCTTTTGAGCAGGTTTCAAAGAAATTTACTGATGCTTTCTTTGAAGACGTTGAACAGCTAAAAATACTTAAAGCTGATGCTAACCCTCGTGCTACTGAACATATTCAAGATATAATTGAAATGATTTCTGAGTTGGAGAAAAAAGGTTATGCATATAATGTAAATGGAGATGTCTTTTTTGATGTCTTGAAATTCTCAAGTTATGGCAAGCTAAGCGGTAAAAAGATTGAAGAGCTTGAAGCAGGTGCGAGAATTGATGTTAATGAAAATAAAAAGAATCCCTTAGATTTTGCTTTATGGAAAAAAGCAAAAGAAGGTGAGCCCTGTTGGGAGAGTCCTTGGGGTAAAGGTAGGCCGGGCTGGCACATCGAATGTTCTGTAATGAGTACTAAACATTTGGGTAAAACTATTGATATTCATGCTGGAGGAAATGACTTAATCTTTCCTCATCACGAAAATGAAATTGCTCAAAGTGAAGCTGCCTTTGGCCAACAATTTGTAAAATATTGGATTCATTTTGGCTTCTTGAATATTCAAAATGAAAAAATGTCTAAGTCGCTTGGCAATTTTTTAACAGCCAGAGAAATCTTAAAGAAATTTTCAGCTCAGGCAATTAGATTTTTCTTTAGTCAAACTTACTACGGTGGACCACTAAATTTTAGTGAAGAATTATTAGCCTCTTCGGAAAAGGGGCTTGAAAAACTTCAAAATCTTATACAAACCACAAAGGAAAGATTAAATAATCCGAGCGGAGGTGAATCTAACTTTGGCTTTGAAAAGTATTATAAAGAATTTGAAAACGCTATGGATGATGATTTTAACACACCCCAAGCAATTAGTGTGATTTTTGAATTTGTTAGGCAAGTAAATATTGAATTTGCACTTAACCCCTTCCCAAATAAAGAATTTTGTGAAAATGTCCTTAGTTTCCTTAGAAAGACTGCTCAAAACGTCTTTGGGATAGTAGATGTTGATTCATTGGTAGATAGTGGTTCCGTTACTATTGAAGATGAGCTGATTAAAATACTAATAAAAATAAGAGCAGAATTGAAAGAGCAAAAAAATTATAAATTAGCTGACTTAATAAGAGAAGAATTGAATAAATTGGGTATTCAGCTTAAAGATAATAAAACTGGGTATACGACTTATATCAAACAGAAGTAA